The segment atctaaattacaaatacatcactagaaaataaattttaatatccgAACACTGCAGTTTGAGCTATAATTGTCTTTCCAGATattgttattcaaatttatcacaCCTTTCTATTTTTACTATGCTCCAATTTGTACATTGCATCGTCATATAATCTACAcagacataaaattaatatgtttaatacgttaatgtttaataaaattaaacatattaagaatataatgtaaaaatatatataaatgatgtgtgacttaattaaagtattacaTATCTTACACACTatcatatacacatatattatacacatattcAAGCACGTAAGTTTTATGTACATTGTAAAGGATCATTTGTACATGATTTATATAGAATTCATAAGCCTTAAAGTACAGGACTCTAAACTTTTCATTCATGATTTGTCGCAATATATCTCATTGCACacaaaaattcaacatttcatatttatattaattacagcTACAAATACTTTAAGTCTCATGAGGATGTGGAGGTCTTGTGGGCTTCAAAATCAACTTTCCAGTATCGTCACAGCTCATATTAAAATCGCCAAGCACACTTCTTGCCCGCTGAGTTATAATGCTGGGAGCTATCACTCGTCTATGTACACccatcataaataatatcactGCAAAGCAATTCATTaacataatgaaaataaaattatataaaatatcatcttataataaaaatgattatataaaatttatcgtttttgCACCTACCTAATATTACACTAGCCATTGTGAAGAATGGATGATTATATAAGCTCTGCGTGAAGGATACTGCTGATGTGTTGGGATCAGTTAGCCAATGCCAAGCGCCAACAGCAGTACATATAGAGATCAAGCCCAATAACACTGTACAAAAATTAGAGTATATATTGTTGAAAcaatatgtcaaataaaatgacaaaaaaatttaataaactctTGATAAAACAATTCAGTGAATACAAGTAAAATGCTCGTGATTTGCGTGCATAAGACagttaaatattgtaaaaaaattatgagacAGTAATATTCAAAGAATATTTGTATCGtaataacttataaatatgCATTGCTATCAGCTTCTGTGAAATAAGAACTGCTGTAGGcgtataacaaaattaaagcaCTTACTTCTCCATCGCGTGGTGGCTGGTTGTAAACTAGCGATAACTTCGGTGAGCCGTCTTTCGAAAGCttttaaatctgaaaatacaaaaagcaGAAAATTAACCTCAAAACCGGTAACTTACAATTTATTCGCCTAAGCAccaatatgatttatattgaTGACAATCAGCTAAATGttctttcttaattaatacGAGAAAAAAGTTAAGATTAATTAGTGCAAGCTGTCTGTGCAACTACATGTTTACATGCCCGCTAATgttgaattttgaaataacgTCTGTTATTGTTTTAACAGGCATTTTTTACCTTCGCATACTGTTTGGTCCAGCGACATAACTATCAGCGACAGATCAATATGTTCGtatcgaagaaaaaattagagaaaatgCATACAACGATAGACAACAATTGATAGAAAAACAACAATAAACAACGTTCGAAGAGATAATTTCGTGACAGCGCCGCGGCGGATGAGATGCATGAAACTAAAGCGGTTTCTCCTAAAGACTTGTTGGCAATACAGTTTCCTAACgcacttatatttattttataaaaagtattttttttccattttattttttatcgaaaaagtatccaatttttattttattctttttttaatgtagtacttttaaattttacatagtagtaaataaatttgttttaattatttttcgaaaagtatattttcattatatttttatcattcaaCAAATACTTAACATACtttttaactttcttttttaaatcattttaatctCCACTTATTTCGCAAAAAGCGTTTCGCAAAgaacattttgcaaatgttCGCCACGCGATGATCTGCCGCATGTCGGCGATTAGCAGAAACTTATAACGCCATTGTCGCACATCACGCGCGCAAATGTGATCTCTGACCGCGAAAATGGAGGCAGTGGAGGTCATTATCCCTTATCGTTACGGTCAATATTATCGACCCTGAGGACACGGTGCAAGGGAACACGACTCGCGACCGACTCCGCGCATGATAGTTCCTATGGAAACTTGCGATCGAATCGCGACACCCGCTGGTGTCTGCTTCTTCAGCGTCGTAAGGGCATATGTTCCGTCGTGCCAGGTTAACCTGAGGTACGTCTACGCCCGACCCCCTACCGCAGTCTCACAAATATTGATACGACGAGAAGTCGCGGAACCGGAGAACCGTGCCGGAAGACTGTCGCGGAACTTTGCTTTCGGAATTTCGAATTAATTTCAATCAGCAGGGAATTGGTGCATcttttgtttgcaattttgctcttaaaattttaaacaatgaGAAACTATTTGGGAGGGAGTTGGTTGACATTCACAACTAGGTCGCAGTCATTACGGGAATTTCCGATTAATTGAAGGATacgaaagaatattattttaacaatgtatttcaaaattttattaaaatctaaaagagTAGGCAACATAatcatattgaaaatattaaaagataattgaaggattttggaaaatatttataatctacTGAAAAAGGTCGAGGAATGGggttcataaataaaaatcagtttattttgaaaatattaatcaaattataagtAATAGAAGTTagacatttaataataaaattgtcaatgACAGAATTTCTAGAAGATAACATTTAAATGACAATTAAATATCTAACAATATcttgattgaaaatttttaaactgttgcaacaatagaaattaatgacaaatctTTAAACTTCACGTTAAGAAAACAGCCTTTAATATCATGCTACAGTTTTgcaagataaaattgatatctgAAATGTACGaacgatttaataaaaacaattggGTGATATGAAGTGTTCGATGTTATTGACGTTACTGGTGGGAATTTCCGCTGACAATCGCTGATTCCCAAATAGGTAGGCAATCGAAAATGACAATGGTTTTTATGGGGAAGGGTTtagtttagaattttttttacatttttcgatCTATCCTTGCTGTCGCGCGTATTGATTACATCTTTCCGCGAGAATCGCGTGCGAGAATGACCGGAAGAACATCACTGGTGGAACAGAAGAGGCTCCAGTGGGCAAAAGAAAGAGGTAGCTAAATTAACAGTCAGTAATTAAGTTGTATAATGCATTTTACtgtaaatttatcgaatcggtaatcttaaaattatagCACAAAAAGTATTacagtttatattatttatatcattcatattattttatatcattgcaacacatttttatacataaaataaaaaagtatttatgaaGTTCTTCTCATTGATTATAGAGGAAATGACTCGTCTTGGAATTAATTGGGGACCTATGAAACCAATTAGCTATAACCGCACTCATATTCGGTAAGTTTTATAAAGTGCCACAAAATATGTTACAttcttatcaatatataattgtgataatatataattaaacgttgattttagataatattaaaaaaattagatatattggaaaatatatagttaacacttgttaattgtttaatttattataagatttaaatttcCTGTTTTTGAtgacatttaaaaatctatgaaCAGCACTTACTCGAATGAGACCAGATTGTCCTTGGGTGAAATAAAGGATAAAGTTTCCGCGCAACCTTTTCGTGCCGTCGGGCATTACGGAAGCACCGTCAGTCTAAAAAGTCTGGCAACAGAAAGTTCCGGAAGTGGAAACAGTAATTTTAAGTGCCTCGACTATAATAACGGCAGTTTAATAAATCTCCGGGATCAGGCAGACGAATCACAAATGAGACGCAGAAGCCCCAGCTTACCACCGATTTTTAATAAGGAGCAACAGCAGTACTTCTCTCAATTGGTATGTGTTTTGTTGCTTCGCtaaattatagtaaataatatataaatattaaataaggaAAACTAGAAATATAGATTGCCaactttgaattaaatattctatgaatagctctgaaaaaataaatttataaataactgaattacttgtttatatttcaaatattaatctaGAATAATTCTAGATACTTTTTACAATACGCATGaatttttcattgatatttgattgaaataaatatagttctatcttttatcgtaaaatttttttcgacattaattttttttagaccattaataactttattacgCTCAACATAGGGTTTTGTTACGAAAAAAAGCTCGAGAATATTGCGCGCGTTATCGTAACTCGAATAATTGATCGTTACCGCAAACCTACTTGCGTGTGACAATTAATGTGCGACGAATGAATGCGTGCGACGGCACATAGTTAGAATAATcgaacaattaaataatacagatttgtttttttgtattaatcaAACACtgtgttaatataaaattgtaagaaCATTTTGTAACaactttatcaaaatattagtttatttttcgaaagtCTACGAAATTAACGATCATATCTAATCATAGTTTTATAAGGCACAGGCGACATTCGATAGTACATTGCCCTTTGGGAAGGGAACGCAAAAGTAAGGCAGTCCGGCAAATCGATTCTTATCGCGCGATTAGAGTTCAACGACCTCAAGACTGTACACTTTGCTTTCAAACTTAAGAATGGCGAGCGGACATCAAACTCACCCCTTAGTCCTACGACATAACATCGATTATTATGAAGAACGAGTCGTAGTACAGATTGTACGAACCCGATTTTACCGCAGTTGTTGTCCTACAAATTATTCTATGCTTAAACTAAATTGTTCCATAATTAAAGAATTCAGTGTGGAAATAGtctataaaaaagaaattaatatgaaCATTGCGCAAAATCTACATTTTTGAAGCTCTAATTAGAATAACaggaaagaaattaatatagaaattatattttaagatttacataattcTAGAATTTAATAGTTTCCCATCTTGAATTATCTTAAAGGGGAAACTAAACTCACAATCAGATTAATTTCTCAAAAGATAGATATCgagttctttaattatataattattttaatttattattattataactttaaattaattattaagcttttgcacaaaaaatcgtatatatatgtatttattcaaTCTTATAAAAAACCATTACTACGCAACCGTCTATTATAGTTCCATTATGTAAGTAGGTAAAATAAGATTCAGATTGTGCATGATTTATGTGGCACCCCGACATCTCCGGCCGGCacgacaataataataatctgccACATTCAAATGCTATAGATATAGAACACGAAGGTACACTCCTTCCATAAACCTTCCGTGAAAATTGGAACTCTCGCCCTCAATCACGCAAGCAAGCACATTTCCCTTCCGCTTCCTGAAGTTTTATCGTTATCGCCTTGTGTTGCAGGAACAACAGCGTGACTTCGGCGTAGAAGGATCGCGATACCAATCGGAAAAATCGCAAAAACTGGGACATTATCATCGCCGGTCCAACGAGAATCGAGAGAGCCAGAAGGAGCTTCATCATTACGGTTCACCGGGTGAAGAGCGAGAGGGCGAGACTTCCGGTTACGCCAGCGATTCGGTGGATGTGCCTCAGGCGGGACGAAGTGAGTCCttctgaattttaattaccAAATTACATCAAAGAACGACTTACTGttagcataataaattttaaaaaattatcgataataaaaaattgtatttgagGATTGttgagataaatataaataaatattaaattttcgattGCAGGGAGTTTAGTTGATAGCAAGGCAGCGACCAGAATGGAAATGACGGAAAAAACGTGGCAGAATCCTTATTGCGCCACGCCGGAAAGTTCACTGCCACCCTCAAGGAGACTTTCGCCCGGCAGAATGGGCGAACTTAACAGGCCAAGGTGGGGCAGTGTCTGGAATCAAGACGCGGAGAAAGGCGATCCGTCGGCGCCCTCTTGGCTATCAAGATTAGGACAGTCGAGTCAGGTAATAAGAACTTGTTGAATATCTTTAACACACTTAGACACTTAAAAATAGACCTGTAACGTAGACTCGGAAATGATCCGACAATAAAAACATCTATATCTAATCTgtatctgtaatattttttctgatttattgtgaaaaaattcaaattgctgatatatttctttgaaaaggtcTTGGTGATCAATCACGATAGTGCCAGTAGCCCGGACAGTTCAACGACCTGCTCGACTGGCTCCGATACGAATAAAGTATCTTATCTCCGCGGTCAGAATATTCCGATGGACGCGGATATTCTTCAGGAACGAGAAGCGAGACGACTAAAAGCTCTGGAGTTGCAGAACGCTATCAAACAACAGCTTGAAGAAAAAGATAGACAAAGGAAGGAAGAGAAGGAACGACGGATGAGAGAAGAAAGGATGGAAGATGAGCGAATCAgacgagagagggagaaagaaagggaaaggtaaaacaaatatatataagatacgcataaatattctaaaaaaaatgaaaatcgataaaaataagtcTGTCCAAAATTcgacattataaataatagagatttatattttacgaagcattgtgcgaaataaatttttctgccaaaaaattacgaagcgatatatttaattcatcgcAGATTCGACGAAGAACAACGGTTGCTTCGCGAGAAGGAAGCGGCGAAGCTGAAGAAAGCGCAGGCGATGCGCGAGGTGCTGGAGGCGGCAGAACGGCTCGCGATGGAGGAAAAGAAGAATCGACGGAAACGAGAAGGACAAACCGACGAGGATGTCGACGCGTTGACGCGGTCTTCCAACGAATCACACGCGACTGTGAATGTAAACAACAAACTCGAAGAACAGAATTGTTCGGAGGTACAAAAGCAAAGTGCGAACTTGATCACCAATTATCCCGAGGAGAAACCCAGCCCGAAAGACGTTAAGCAAGCTGACAACTATCAAGAAAGCGAGAATGACAAGGATTTGAGGGAAACCTATTCTCGGCCGAATTACGCGGATAAAACGGAGGAAGCCACGTCGGACTCGAAATCCCTTCAGGTTCCAGTGAGCAAGGACGTGGCGATCGTGCTGAGTGGCAGACTCGAGGATCCGGAGATTCTGAGCAGAGCGAATCTGCAACTGGTGAACCTTGTGATGACGCCAAGCCCGCGTAGATTCGCGGAGAACACCGTGGACTATTTATCGCTGGGGCTCAACACGCTCATGAGGAATCACGGAAGTCCGAGGAATCTGAGGAAGTCCTCGAGGGACGCCGCATCGACTATCGTCGAAAACAGGCTGTTGACGCCGAGCAAGTACAGAACGCCGGCCGGCCGGGACTTCGGCACGCAGACGGACGTAGAATCCGATATTCAGGATCTACGGGAGAAACTGCAGGACCAGTCGATCGGGGAACCGGACACCACGAAGGACAAGAAGGACACGACAAACGCCAGTCGAAGAAACGTTGAAAAGTGAGTCGCCACCTCGCGATCTCGATGTCGCATTCCCAGGCTTCTTTCGAGCCGAACGGCGACCGTGTCCTCCCCTGCATGCGGTAGTATCTGGCGGTAAttatcgtttttttatttcatagtGTATAGTTTTTGATGATAAGCTTGTGATGattgtaaaaacaattttgcggCGAAATGTCTGTCGATTCGCGCGAGGGAAATATGCAGTAAGTGGAATGTtcctaattattttttaagagaagAAAGCATACGTTtcacttttctttatttatgatattgtttTTGTCAGTCTCATTAGAGTTTGCTGCTTGAAGTTTGAATGCATTTGCTAAATTTGCCGAAGCTTGAATATCTGTTATCATTTCACCTGGCATAAACGGTTTAAGAACGTACGTCGATACTGCAACGCGATTCTAATCGCGATTTCGTAGGTCGATCAATGTAGGTCCGGGCGATGAGATTCCCATGAAGACGCGATCCAAGTCGCAGCCCAGAACTACGCTCGACAGCAGACCGCGATGGAACGCTAATCGGTAATGCCAAAAAACCTACGATAACACTTAAGTATAATTGTTCTTAAATAATCCATTAGAGACAGATATCGCGAATGTAAAAATGATTGAAGACACTCTCAGTCCAGGTACGCGATATCGGACACAAAGTGAAAAAGATCCGCACTATCAAAGACGATTGCGATTGCGAAGGCGACAAGTCGAATCCAGCGACGAAGGATCGAggtaaagaaattgaaaaagtaacattaaattaaatcgcggtgctatttttttaattaatcattgcaATACctgttcttttaattaattattacaatacttTATCATTccaagattaattttaattgcaaacaGGTCGCCGTCCCCGGATCGGCGGAAATCGAATAACGGAAAATCGAAGAACCGAAATACAATGAGACGTAAAGCGAAACTCGAGAGTTATGACGCCGACTTGTCGATGGACAGTCTGAATTCCGTCGTGCCACTGCGAATTGACAAAAACGGGAAGATCAATATTGAGGAGCGTGTCGAAAAAGTGCGGCCTAACAACGCTTGTAACGATGCGAGCCGCACAAAGCAGTCAGATAACGATAATGTCTGGTGCGGACAAGAGATTTTATCCAAGTTATCGTCGTTGAAAAGCGTATGTgacaaatgaataatatgaCATCGCGATATATTTTGatcagaaattttatataactgcaatatcttatatttatttcgtatcataattaattttgtatctaACTGAAAAAAGTCTGCAACTTTCGGTCGATTTTTATAACCcgttatctttttctttgtcgCTCGCGTCCTTAGCAACGAGCCGTGGGACAGCTAAGTTTATCCGCAGAACATCGCGTgtcttaataattatagccAATGGTTTATTGCTAAGAATACGAGCGGCAAAGAGAAAGCAATGCGCATCAATTACGAAAATCGATCAAAAAACATTACTTGAATCGGCCTTGAATTAAAGGCCgcggaatttttttattttacttttatcagATTTCAGTAAGCAAAAGAATTTCAGCATCTTTGAATATACATTGATCTTTTCTTGCAGGGACTTCTGATGAAGCAGATCGAGTGGGACTCCGAGCGATGTTTGGTCTCACCGGCTGCGTCCGAAATCTTTTAACTTGCCAGGATTTCGTTGTCATCGtccttttgtttttcttttcatttacgTAGAAAGTGAGATCGAGTAGGATGAAAAGGGGATTTTGTTAAAGAGTTTTCATCGTTCGGATGAAGAATCGAAAGAACTCAAATGCCTTTTTCGCGTTACAGATTTAGATAATGGCTTTCCAACTGGACGATCTGTTGAAGGATGATAAGAAGGATGCAAACTTGATACCTGATTTGAGTAAGGCGACCTGTAACTCTCAAGAGGAATTCCGGCGACTCAAGGAAAACTGTCcggaatttaaaattaaaccgGAAAAGGTTCagccattttaataataacacattaaagtaaatttgtataatataataaaatatcacatgTCCTCTTaagtgaaattatattaacgagtaaaaattaaaaagcttGAAATTGCTTTTCGAGACCAATTATAAGAATATGCAATTaacagcaattaaaaaaaattgtacaaaggTAAAACGAGAAGACACAAAAGTTCGCGACAAGGAGTTTTCTTGGAAAGCGACGAAGAAAGAGCTCAAAGCCATCGGCAGGGAATGGGCTTACGGGAATCCAGTTCCACCCGACATGAGAGAATTAGATCTGCAGGAGCTGCAACAAGTCGCCATCGATTGGCGGATGCTAACTCCGATTAGACCGAAGCTTCGTCAGGACGAAGAGATGTTCTCCAGACTGGTAAAGACCCATCGTGTACAATTACATTGtctatttctaaaattttattactttatttgatataaaaatagaatgagATGCTCAATTTTCTCATGCATTTGGCGCTTCAAGGTGGAAATGGGCAAATTGGAATTGAAGACCATAAACAAAGAACGACGTTCGCCGACGAGTCCTATTAGACGAAGCAAGAATCGCGCGGGTATAATCGAAAGCAGCGTGAAGACCTGCAGAGAATGCGGCGAGGAGTATTGCTTCGGTGAATTTTGCGGGGACGTTCTCTACGATTCCTTCGTAAGAGTGCCGGTCGCCATTCATCAACCGAAGATCAAAGTATCTGCTGACACTGAAGCCATAATTGCCAAAATGGAtcggaagaagaagaagaagaagaaaggaaagaagagGGTGAAGAGTAAAAGCAGAACGTCCAAGAAATCTGCCAGGCTGTTGGTCAACGGCAAGACGAGAAGATCGATAACGGATCTCGAAACCAAGAATGTTAAAGTGAAAGATGGCGGAGGACAAAGTGAGAAGCCGGTGAAGCAGTTTAAGAGGAAGTGTAGCAAGTATACGAAAAAAGGCCTTTtacgcaaataataatttatagtatACAGGAATTGGAAAGCCTGTAAAAAGTTGCATGCGCTTTAAAGATACCTCACATATGTATTTccataatatgtaatttgtataACGGGCttcttgataaatataagGAAAAGTATTAATCgagtattaaaaaagtaaacataTGCGGCACATCTTTGATAATCTATATCTATCCAAAAGTACTTGTAGATAAGATGTAAAGTAGACAAGGGTTATGTTGCATTTTCAATAATGCAAAAACGTAAAGTTCTGAAGTGTTagtatggaaaaaaaaatatttctaaacaaCGAAAGCTATATATAGTTGTACAAATCGAACAGACGCACAATGAATGCTCCCAATTAAATGctggaaaaatataacttttattcagtttgtctctcttctctctctctttctgtctttctctACCTTGTCCCAAGATGCGTTCAGCTATTCGTAcatttttccataaatatcACAACCGAAAAGCatattttcgcgaaaaatgTTCTGTTCGCCGCGAGCGCGACAAGAgtgcgaaaatatatatttatgtatctcttatatatctcttttgcatttcacaaatatatagaatctatctcgataatatatattctgatTTCATACGCAATAATCATTCACGTGATACGCGgaaacagaatatttttcgTCAATATTATATCTTCCCCATTGGTTTTCGAATATGTTTCGTTTATCATATTCTCTTGGTTTGCCTTAATGCTAACGCTCACAAAagctaacaataagatttaaattaatcgaaataCACGCACATTTACACGactatgtgtatatatatatatatatatccacatatgtatatatatatatgcatatccacaaattcatatatatatatgagagcacctctatatatatatatacacacat is part of the Linepithema humile isolate Giens D197 chromosome 3, Lhum_UNIL_v1.0, whole genome shotgun sequence genome and harbors:
- the Cnep1r2 gene encoding nuclear envelope phosphatase-regulatory subunit 1, whose product is MSLDQTVCEDLKAFERRLTEVIASLQPATTRWRMLLGLISICTAVGAWHWLTDPNTSAVSFTQSLYNHPFFTMASVILVILFMMGVHRRVIAPSIITQRARSVLGDFNMSCDDTGKLILKPTRPPHPHET
- the LOC105669720 gene encoding uncharacterized protein — encoded protein: MTGRTSLVEQKRLQWAKEREEMTRLGINWGPMKPISYNRTHIRTYSNETRLSLGEIKDKVSAQPFRAVGHYGSTVSLKSLATESSGSGNSNFKCLDYNNGSLINLRDQADESQMRRRSPSLPPIFNKEQQQYFSQLEQQRDFGVEGSRYQSEKSQKLGHYHRRSNENRESQKELHHYGSPGEEREGETSGYASDSVDVPQAGRRSLVDSKAATRMEMTEKTWQNPYCATPESSLPPSRRLSPGRMGELNRPRWGSVWNQDAEKGDPSAPSWLSRLGQSSQVLVINHDSASSPDSSTTCSTGSDTNKVSYLRGQNIPMDADILQEREARRLKALELQNAIKQQLEEKDRQRKEEKERRMREERMEDERIRREREKERERFDEEQRLLREKEAAKLKKAQAMREVLEAAERLAMEEKKNRRKREGQTDEDVDALTRSSNESHATVNVNNKLEEQNCSEVQKQSANLITNYPEEKPSPKDVKQADNYQESENDKDLRETYSRPNYADKTEEATSDSKSLQVPVSKDVAIVLSGRLEDPEILSRANLQLVNLVMTPSPRRFAENTVDYLSLGLNTLMRNHGSPRNLRKSSRDAASTIVENRLLTPSKYRTPAGRDFGTQTDVESDIQDLREKLQDQSIGEPDTTKDKKDTTNASRRNVEKSINVGPGDEIPMKTRSKSQPRTTLDSRPRWNANRPGTRYRTQSEKDPHYQRRLRLRRRQVESSDEGSRSPSPDRRKSNNGKSKNRNTMRRKAKLESYDADLSMDSLNSVVPLRIDKNGKINIEERVEKVRPNNACNDASRTKQSDNDNVWCGQEILSKLSSLKSGLLMKQIEWDSERCLVSPAASEIF
- the LOC105669803 gene encoding uncharacterized protein: MAFQLDDLLKDDKKDANLIPDLSKATCNSQEEFRRLKENCPEFKIKPEKVKREDTKVRDKEFSWKATKKELKAIGREWAYGNPVPPDMRELDLQELQQVAIDWRMLTPIRPKLRQDEEMFSRLVEMGKLELKTINKERRSPTSPIRRSKNRAGIIESSVKTCRECGEEYCFGEFCGDVLYDSFVRVPVAIHQPKIKVSADTEAIIAKMDRKKKKKKKGKKRVKSKSRTSKKSARLLVNGKTRRSITDLETKNVKVKDGGGQSEKPVKQFKRKCSKYTKKGLLRK